Proteins from a genomic interval of Neisseria arctica:
- a CDS encoding sensor histidine kinase produces the protein MKLFQRIFATFCAVIICAIFVASFSFWLVQNSIAENHFQQRRTIETTLLSSMISAFNVRGEFGAREILREWQDNPVAQNVYIITGDDRKDILGRSIDNRVIDAAYKFAMEHPDSPLAHIEYDRWGEEYLFFIRGWNNPQIQRPPSPLFIPGLQLAPIWHEFIILSFIILVGLLLAYILANNITKPIRILDRGMSRLAAGDLETRISQQVDDREDELSNLAVQFDKMAQQLQKLVEKERHLLHHVSHEMRSPLARMQAIVGLIHSQPHKQEQYLQRLESELVRMDTLVGELLTLSRLETANVQLEKDTLKLLPFLQQLVEDCQAIAETNHQHVELKLDAKIAEDGCVNANESYLYRAFDNIIRNAMNYSPEGSAIIVNLKQDSRNWIIDIVDNGPGVNEAQLPHIFTAFYRADSSAHKPGTGLGLALTKHIIGQHNGKIIAENVKPNGLCMRVTLPKCKVPKKAEPRLAGKPEITEV, from the coding sequence ATGAAATTGTTTCAACGTATCTTCGCCACGTTTTGTGCAGTCATTATCTGCGCTATATTCGTGGCGAGTTTTTCTTTTTGGCTGGTTCAAAATTCGATTGCGGAAAATCATTTCCAACAGCGGCGGACGATTGAGACCACATTGTTAAGCAGCATGATTTCCGCTTTTAATGTGCGCGGAGAATTTGGTGCGCGTGAAATTCTGCGGGAGTGGCAGGATAATCCTGTTGCTCAAAACGTGTACATTATTACTGGCGATGATCGTAAGGATATTCTTGGCCGCAGTATTGATAATCGAGTGATCGATGCCGCATACAAGTTTGCCATGGAGCATCCTGATTCGCCGTTGGCGCATATCGAATATGACCGTTGGGGCGAAGAGTATCTGTTTTTTATCCGAGGTTGGAATAATCCCCAAATACAACGTCCGCCTAGCCCTCTGTTTATTCCGGGTTTGCAGTTGGCACCCATTTGGCATGAGTTTATCATTCTCAGCTTTATCATTTTAGTCGGTTTGTTGCTGGCTTACATTTTGGCTAACAATATTACCAAGCCTATCCGCATTCTAGACCGCGGTATGAGCCGTTTGGCAGCAGGTGATTTAGAAACCCGTATTTCACAACAGGTTGATGATCGTGAAGACGAGCTTTCAAACTTGGCCGTACAATTCGATAAAATGGCGCAGCAGCTGCAAAAATTGGTTGAAAAAGAGCGTCATTTGCTGCATCACGTATCTCATGAAATGCGTTCGCCACTGGCCCGAATGCAGGCAATCGTTGGTTTGATCCATTCTCAGCCGCATAAACAGGAGCAATATCTGCAACGGTTGGAAAGCGAATTGGTGCGGATGGATACTTTGGTAGGCGAGTTGCTGACTTTGTCGCGTTTGGAAACGGCTAATGTACAGTTGGAAAAAGATACTTTAAAACTGTTGCCTTTTTTACAGCAGTTGGTTGAAGATTGCCAAGCCATTGCAGAAACCAATCATCAGCATGTGGAGTTGAAGCTAGATGCTAAAATCGCCGAAGACGGTTGTGTCAATGCCAATGAAAGCTATTTATACCGCGCATTTGACAATATCATCCGTAATGCGATGAACTACAGCCCCGAGGGTAGTGCGATTATTGTAAATCTGAAGCAGGATTCACGTAATTGGATTATCGATATTGTAGATAATGGCCCTGGCGTAAATGAAGCCCAGTTACCGCATATTTTTACGGCTTTCTACCGTGCCGACAGCAGTGCCCACAAACCCGGAACAGGTTTGGGTTTGGCACTAACCAAACATATCATCGGCCAGCATAATGGCAAAATCATTGCTGAAAATGTGAAGCCCAATGGTTTGTGTATGCGGGTGACGTTGCCCAAGTGTAAGGTTCCCAAAAAAGCCGAGCCGAGATTGGCTGGAAAACCGGAAATAACAGAAGTTTGA